Proteins from one Syngnathus scovelli strain Florida chromosome 17, RoL_Ssco_1.2, whole genome shotgun sequence genomic window:
- the LOC125985078 gene encoding coiled-coil domain-containing protein 42 like-2-like: MSKKSPKVKAKSSQGRSQQVRTTQKNKDWTKWNDIYVEILIRREEKDLEAQSEQLQEKWERLKEREYELLHEISEVEEVFLSREPFLADEIVDEASAKADNEEKVALQKEAQIKTLMAECMELREFKQERLNVMHQHTIYQQFMETLVGMTSFEDEDALTDHIESLYSIEDQLSQREGEAYEQTNQQRKTQMALQKQYEMERQELDMELTQLMPELFESKIKVEFWFKEWKRIEETASKKLNLLAQIKMSILSLYEMIGGKVCDKQGLALNETEKQLESIHSFMLDHFEILKEYEANATGSGCAPPKSR, translated from the coding sequence ATGTCCAAAAAGAGCCCAAAGGTGAAAGCGAAGTCCTCTCAAGGAAGGAGTCAACAAGTTCGAACAACGCAAAAGAATAAAGACTGGACTAAATGGAATGATATTTACGTTGAAATACTGATACGGCGAGAAGAGAAAGATCTCGAGGCACAGTCGGAGCAACTCCAAGAGAAGTGGGAACGTTTGAAAGAGCGTGAATATGAGTTACTCCACGAAATAAGTGAAGTTGAAGAGGTGTTTTTAAGCAGGGAGCCGTTTCTTGCGGATGAAATTGTTGATGAAGCCTCGGCCAAAGCGGATAATGAAGAAAAAGTGGCGCTTCAAAAGGAGGCTCAGATTAAGACTCTGATGGCAGAATGTATGGAGCTGAGGGAATTCAAACAGGAGCGCCTGAATGTTATGCACCAACATACGATATATCAACAGTTCATGGAAACACTGGTTGGCATGACATCATTTGAAGACGAGGACGCTTTAACGGATCACATTGAGAGTCTTTACAGTATTGAAGACCAGCTGTCTCAGAGAGAAGGTGAAGCTTATGAGCAGACGAACCAGCAGAGGAAAACACAAATGGCTTTGCAAAAACAGTACGAAATGGAAAGACAGGAGCTGGATATGGAGCTTACCCAGCTAATGCCAGAATTGTTCGAATCTAAAATCAAGGTGGAATTTTGGTTCAAAGAGTGGAAACGTATTGAGGAAACCGCATCAAAGAAACTGAACCTGCTGGCACAGATTAAGATGTCCATACTCAGCCTCTATGAGATGATCGGTGGAAAGGTATGCGATAAGCAGGGTCTGGCTTTGAATGAGACGGAGAAACAGTTGGAAAGTATCCACTCTTTCATGTTAGATCATTTTGAGATTTTGAAAGAGTATGAAGCAaatgcaaccggttcagggtgtgccCCGCCCAAATCACGATga